Proteins from one Planctomyces sp. SH-PL62 genomic window:
- a CDS encoding glycosyl transferase — protein sequence MHVFTSITANYLPKAASLAHSVKRVHPEAVFHVVLSDDMPDCPSSVTGAFDSIINIRDLPIENLPRFIFRHRIVELCTAVKGAAFQHIADLHGAERIYYFDPDIIVTNRLDDLERALDSSSVLLTPHSIEPESNPEAMVDNEITCLRHGVYNLGFLAVRMDRNGRRLIDWWADRLTRWCYDEVPNGLFTDQRWMDLAPAIFDGVKILRDPQYNVSTWNLSHRRGTGVAPYDIQINGRPLVFYHFSGFDSGAQLKMLDRYGSHSPVLYDFREWYLAECERHGQSTIGKTPCRYTTYKSGEKIKDEHRLTYRRRDDLLRYFADPFDDSDPTNSYLHWHRTYVDAPAPQPTPAPEAEPIAEPTAEPRPAEATASLRGTIRAHAPEPALRAYRSVKSAWRRMARTG from the coding sequence ATGCACGTCTTCACGAGCATCACGGCCAACTACCTGCCGAAGGCCGCATCGCTGGCCCACTCCGTCAAGCGCGTGCATCCCGAGGCGGTTTTCCACGTCGTGCTCTCGGACGACATGCCGGATTGCCCCTCGTCCGTCACGGGGGCTTTCGACTCGATCATCAACATCCGCGACCTCCCGATCGAGAACCTGCCGCGCTTCATCTTCCGCCATCGGATCGTCGAGCTTTGCACCGCCGTCAAGGGGGCCGCGTTCCAGCACATCGCCGACCTCCACGGCGCGGAGCGGATCTACTACTTCGACCCCGACATCATCGTCACGAACCGGCTCGACGACCTGGAGCGGGCGCTCGACTCGTCCAGCGTCCTGCTCACGCCGCACTCGATCGAGCCCGAGTCGAACCCGGAGGCGATGGTCGACAACGAGATCACCTGCCTCCGGCACGGCGTCTACAACCTGGGATTCCTGGCCGTCCGCATGGATCGTAACGGACGCCGCCTCATCGACTGGTGGGCCGACCGGCTCACCCGATGGTGCTACGACGAGGTCCCCAACGGCCTCTTCACCGACCAGCGCTGGATGGACCTCGCCCCGGCGATCTTCGACGGCGTGAAGATCCTCCGCGATCCCCAGTACAACGTCTCGACCTGGAATTTGAGCCATCGTCGCGGCACCGGCGTCGCCCCCTACGACATCCAGATCAACGGCCGCCCCCTCGTCTTCTACCACTTCTCGGGCTTCGACAGCGGCGCCCAGCTCAAGATGCTCGACCGCTACGGCTCGCACAGCCCGGTCCTGTACGATTTCCGCGAATGGTACCTGGCCGAATGCGAGCGCCACGGCCAGTCGACGATCGGCAAGACCCCGTGCCGGTACACGACCTACAAGAGCGGCGAGAAGATCAAGGACGAGCATCGCCTGACGTATCGCCGCCGCGACGACCTGCTCCGGTACTTCGCCGATCCGTTCGACGACTCCGACCCGACGAATTCGTATCTCCACTGGCATCGCACCTACGTCGACGCGCCGGCGCCGCAGCCGACGCCCGCCCCGGAGGCGGAGCCGATCGCCGAGCCCACGGCCGAGCCCCGCCCCGCCGAGGCCACCGCCAGCTTGCGCGGGACCATCCGGGCGCACGCACCAGAACCGGCGCTCAGGGCTTATCGCTCGGTCAAGTCGGCATGGAGACGGATGGCCCGGACCGGTTGA
- the wecB gene encoding non-hydrolyzing UDP-N-acetylglucosamine 2-epimerase, translating into MFSSEGPRRKNIVCVVGTRPEAIKTAPIVRALREQPWARCRLVFTAQHRDLAGPIFDLFGIHPDVDLNVMRPGQSLPDLSNRLLVAVHETLQRERPDCVIAQGDTTTVLAAALASYMIGAPFAHVEAGLRTHRLDAPFPEEANRVAASHLASIHFAPTPDARDNLLREGIAPEAIHLTGNTGIDALHFAAERESPLGVGPRPGARFVLVTVHRRENLGEPLRRICEGVRRLHDRHPDLEFLWPVHPNPGVEPVVRGEFEGLGRVHLVRPLEYGPFVTAMKRAAVILSDSGGVQEEATELRTPVLVLREISEREEAVRSGVARLVGHDPDAIEREGSRCLADGPDPVRPALLGSATPFGDGRAAARIASILHRKLHVESEATVGV; encoded by the coding sequence ATGTTTTCAAGCGAAGGTCCACGTCGCAAGAACATCGTCTGCGTCGTCGGGACGCGTCCGGAGGCGATCAAGACGGCCCCGATCGTCCGCGCGCTGCGCGAGCAGCCATGGGCGCGCTGCCGGCTCGTCTTCACGGCCCAGCATCGCGACCTGGCGGGGCCGATCTTCGACCTCTTCGGGATCCACCCTGACGTCGACCTGAACGTGATGCGTCCCGGCCAATCGCTCCCGGATCTGAGCAACCGCCTGCTGGTCGCCGTTCACGAGACCCTGCAGCGTGAACGGCCCGACTGCGTGATCGCCCAGGGCGACACGACGACGGTCCTGGCCGCGGCCCTGGCGAGCTACATGATCGGCGCACCGTTCGCGCACGTCGAGGCCGGACTGCGGACGCATCGGCTCGACGCCCCCTTCCCCGAGGAAGCCAACCGGGTCGCCGCCAGCCATCTCGCCTCGATCCATTTCGCACCGACGCCCGACGCCCGCGACAACCTCCTCCGCGAAGGGATCGCTCCCGAGGCGATCCACCTGACGGGGAACACGGGAATCGACGCCCTGCACTTCGCGGCCGAACGCGAGTCCCCCCTCGGCGTTGGGCCTCGTCCCGGCGCGCGGTTCGTCCTCGTCACCGTTCACCGCCGCGAGAACCTCGGCGAGCCCCTGCGGCGGATCTGCGAGGGGGTCCGGCGACTCCACGATCGCCATCCCGATCTGGAGTTCCTCTGGCCGGTCCACCCCAATCCGGGCGTCGAGCCCGTGGTTCGGGGCGAATTCGAGGGCCTCGGGCGCGTCCACCTCGTCCGTCCGCTCGAATACGGGCCGTTCGTGACGGCGATGAAGCGCGCGGCCGTGATCCTCAGCGACAGCGGCGGCGTCCAGGAAGAGGCCACCGAGCTTCGCACGCCGGTCCTGGTGCTGCGGGAGATCAGCGAGCGCGAGGAAGCGGTGCGTTCCGGCGTCGCGCGTCTGGTGGGCCACGACCCGGACGCGATCGAGCGGGAAGGCTCGCGATGCCTGGCCGACGGCCCGGATCCGGTCCGCCCGGCTCTCCTCGGCTCTGCAACGCCGTTCGGGGACGGTCGGGCGGCGGCCCGGATCGCCTCCATCCTGCACCGCAAGCTTCATGTCGAGTCGGAGGCGACCGTCGGGGTCTGA